From a region of the Xyrauchen texanus isolate HMW12.3.18 chromosome 39, RBS_HiC_50CHRs, whole genome shotgun sequence genome:
- the LOC127632489 gene encoding lengsin-like: MQESEESRDQETIPDQVDGGSLSAGKNRGVKANKKGLSSSDWERKEIYVPLVPSNVPVPDPSNNPILISIGPRHHCTSVSSESQYQGFSQEDDYTNRDEWKRETEQCHPLTNEGHVPKQTMEELRSVLRESSLLTAKGQDDGRSYPPGQRLDCKPDQVASTNFTTFKPLSEISKKASRLREGNSSNWDSGGSSRTDGPPSRSSGVNSPTVERSHRDESNTSHTENKDRSQAHSFTSQSFISDVEHIKQQIAHENISFVCFEATDLHGVSRSKTIPARFFHEKAVYGIPMPRSYLELTLSPKVNEVDHPSAVNFSSDVLLVPDLSTFQILPWADQTARLICDPCTITGVPLRTSPRLIAKQMLGQLQSMGFSLHSSFTYECCIFGSPERLGPKAVFFPATTLLSNYDLPFLHKLVRGMYNMGVDVESFSSANGPGQMEICFKPRFGIEAVDSAFTFRTGIKEMARKYNYIATFFTDDSIHNSGLLSHSLWDASGRRSLFHSGDGELSEIGRKWLSGLLHHSPALSCLLAPGISCRNQLSKGKKDSKHQLYATCGCNDNSCDFNVKAHGGRETHIDNKLGSAMANPYVVLAATIAAGLDGIRCNINAEQALSRAPVQQKQFPIPVKMDDALVALEEDSVICGALGEPFVQYFIAMKRIEIETQEQDADRNKGLEYFI, encoded by the exons ATGCAAGAATCTGAGGAATCCAGAGATCAG GAAACAATTCCAGACCAGGTGGATGGAGGAAGTTTGAGTGCAGGAAAGAATAGGGGTGTAAAGGCAAACAAGAAAGGTCTTTCCTCCTCTGACTGGGAAAGAAAAGAAATATATGTACCCCTTGTGCCATCAAATGTACCCGTTCCAGACCCATCAAACAACCCCATCCTCATTTCCATTGGCCCTCGTCATCATTGTACCTCTGTTTCCAGTGAGTCCCAGTACCAGGGTTTCTCCCAGGAAGATGACTACACTAATAGGGATGAGTGGAAAAGGGAAACTGAGCAATGTCACCCACTGACAAACGAGGGTCACGTTCCCAAGCAAACAATGGAGGAACTGAGAAGCGTGTTGCGTGAGAGCTCCCTTTTGACCGCAAAAGGGCAAGACGATGGAAGGAGTTACCCTCCGGGGCAAAGGCTGGATTGTAAACCAGATCAAGTAGCCTCCACAAATTTCACCACCTTCAAGCCCCTTTCAGAGATCTCTAAGAAAGCATCCAGACTAAGAGAAGGAAATTCCTCTAATTGGGATTCTGGTGGGTCATCGAGGACTGATGGACCCCCAAGCAGATCCTCTGGTGTGAATTCACCCACTGTTGAGAGATCCCACAGGGATGAATCTAACACATCACACACTG AAAACAAGGATAGATCCCAGGCCCACTCTTTCACATCTCAAAGCTTCATCTCTGATGTTGAGCACATAAAACAGCAAATTGCTCATGAAAATATAAGCTTTGTTTGCTTCGAGGCCACTGATCTTCATGGCGTATCCCGATCCAAGACGATTCCAGCTCGGTTCTTTCAT GAAAAAGCAGTATATGGCATTCCTATGCCAAGAAGCTACCTGGAGTTAACCTTGAGCCCCAAAGTTAATGAGGTTGATCATCCAAGTGCAGTCAACTTCAGCAGTGATGTTCTCCTGGTCCCAGATCTCTCCACATTCCAGATCCTACCCTGGGCAGACCAGACTGCTCGTCTCATTTGTGACCCTTGTACGATCACAGGGGTTCCTCTTCGCACATCACCTCGCCTTATAGCCAAGCAGATGCTGGGTCAACTCCAGAGCATGGGATTCTCGCTCCACTCCTCCTTCACATATGAGTGCTGTATCTTTGGGTCCCCTGAGAGATTGGGCCCCAAAGCAGTGTTCTTCCCTGCCACCACTCTGTTGAGCAACTATGATCTGCCCTTCCTACATAAGCTAGTCAGGGGCATGTACAACATGGGTGTGGATGTTGAGAGCTTTTCATCTGCCAACGGACCAGGACAGATGGAGATTTGCTTCAAACCCAGGTTCGGGATTGAGGCCGTTGACAGCGCCTTCACCTTCCGTACAGGAATTAAAGAGATGGCAAGGAAGTACAACTACATCGCCACCTTTTTCACAGATGACAGCATTCACAATTCTGGGTTACTCTCCCACAGCCTCTGGGATGCCAGTGGAAGGAGGAGCCTTTTCCATTCTGGCGATGGAGAACTGTCAGAGATCGGCAGGAAGTGGCTCTCAGGTCTTCTCCACCACTCTCCTGCACTAAGCTGTCTCTTGGCTCCAGGGATCAGCTGTCGGAACCAGCTTTCCAAAGGCAAGAAAGATTCCAAGCACCAGCTTTATGCCACATGCGGCTGCAACGACAACAGCTGCGACTTCAACGTGAAGGCTCATGGTGGacgggagacacacattgacaacAAGCTGGGTTCGGCAATGGCGAACCCATACGTTGTGTTGGCAGCCACAATTGCAGCAGGACTGGATGGTATTAGGTGTAATATCAATGCTGAACAAGCCCTAAGCAGAGCTCCCGTGCAGCAGAAACAGTTCCCAATCCCTGTTAAAATGGACGATGCTTTAGTGGCCCTGGAAGAGGACAGTGTGATTTGTGGTGCACTGGGAGAACCATTTGTGCAGTATTTTATTGCCATGAAGAGAATAGAGATTGAAACCCAAGAGCAGGATGCCGACAGAAACAAGGGACTtgagtattttatttaa